A region from the Triticum urartu cultivar G1812 chromosome 1, Tu2.1, whole genome shotgun sequence genome encodes:
- the LOC125511296 gene encoding uncharacterized protein LOC125511296, whose amino-acid sequence MSSGGSMSPAMARSSGGSMSPAMAWSPSSRRREHRNGGGRFRAEIEMDTGVALPRGPELGFAAAVREPLVRLQRPKYDFERWDWGYFAWPHDRLDANMEMRDSDPRATFEADSKVTESFLSRSILQVEAGEGFPSQSSPQLEASDGGFAIQSTLQLEAGQGFPSQSTLELQTGQCCLCQSRLQLEAGQCFLCQSTPKLESGHGQGFPCQSTLELEAAEGFLISQSWPQPEASDGFPSQSTLQLEAGEGSPSGRSMLPVEFDDDTPLGRYAPWRRGCAESSPFLLDHCMAPHGRWAY is encoded by the exons ATGAGCAGCGGTGGCAGCATGTCGCCGGCGATGGCGAGGTCCAGCGGTGGCAGCATGTCCCCGGCGATGGCGTGGTCACCGTCATCCAGGAGGCGGGAGCACAGGAACGGCGGCGGCCGCTTCAGGGCGGAGATCGAGATGGACACGGGCGTCGCCCTTCCCAG GGGCCCGGAGCTTGGGTTCGCCGCCGCCGTGCGAGAGCCGCTGGTGAGGCTGCAGCGCCCCAAGTACGACTTCGAGAGGTGGGACTGGGGCTACTTCGCATGGCCGCACGACCGTCTCGACG CCAATATGGAGATGAGGGACAGCGATCCGAGGGCGACATTCGAGGCGGACTCCAAGGTGACAGAGAGCTTCCTGAGCCGGAGCATACTGCAGGTAGAGGCCGGCGAAGGCTTCCCGAGCCAGAGCTCGCCGCAGCTAGAGGCGAGCGATGGCGGCTTCGCGATCCAGAGCACGCTGCAGCTAGAGGCCGGCCAAGGCTTCCCGAGTCAGAGCACGCTGGAGCTACAGACCGGCCAGTGCTGCCTGTGTCAGAGCAGGCTGCAGCTGGAGGCCGGCCAGTGCTTCCTGTGTCAGAGCACGCCGAAGCTGGAGTCGGGCCACGGACAGGGCTTCCCGTGTCAGAGCACGCTGGAGCTGGAGGCCGCCGAGGGCTTCCTAATAAGCCAGAGCTGGCCGCAGCCGGAGGCGAGCGACGGCTTCCCGAGCCAGAGCACGCTGCAGCTCGAGGCCGGCGAAGGCTCCCCAAGCGGCCGGAGCATGCTGCCGGTAGAGTTCGACGACGACACGCCCCTCGGACGCTACGCGCCGTGGCGTCGGGGATGCGCGGAGTCCAGCCCGTTCCTGCTGGACCATTGCATGGCACCGCATGGTCGCTGGGCATACTAG